The proteins below are encoded in one region of Desulfuromonas acetexigens:
- a CDS encoding DUF6079 family protein, producing MKYGDLIQFDPIESVVQLRDADKSSAAHTLVNTYVISEEMAERLTQLVIPQMQFDNPVDNKGLLVVGNYGTGKSHLMSVVSSLAADASLLEGLKNDGVRDAAAQIAGRFKVIRTEIGATTMSLRDILVAELEEHLEKLGVEYVFPEVGTITSHKRAFEDMMAKFGEAFPDHGLLLVVDELLDYLRTRKDQELILDLNFLREVGEVCKDLRFRFMAGVQEAIFDSPRFAFVADSIRRVKDRFEQVLIARSDVKFVVAERLLKKTTEQQAKIREYLMPFAKYYGGLNERMDEFVRLFPVHPDYIDTFERVTVVEKREVLKTLSMGMKSILDKDVPQDEPGLIAFDSYWNTLKQNASFRAIPEIRAVIDCSQVLESRIENAITRKQYKPMAVRLIHALSVHRLTTGDIYAPMGASAEELRDRLCLFDPLIAELGSDEPDKDLQTHVETVLREIHKTVSGQFISFNADNRQFYLDLKKTDDFDALIEKRAESLGQAQLDRFYYEALKRVMECQDSTYVTGYKIWQHELIWQEHKAARSGYLFFGAPNERSTAVPQRDFYLYFIQPNDPPRFKDDKTSDEVFFRLKGSDEEFQAELKNYAAALDLAATSSGHAKATYESKANGFLRKLVQWLQKHMNDAFEVTYQGRAKSMVEWVKGKSIRDLSGLSPHETINFRDLVNTIAGVCLAPNFENQAPDYPFFSVLITGNNRTQAAQDALRAIAGQNRTKQATAVLDALELLDGEKIDPYKSKYTKFILDTVKAKGHGQVVNRSEIIQDDHGLEYMNPGGGRLEPEWVAVILASLVYSGDIVLAIPGKKFDATGLQQLAATGMDELVRFKHLEQPKEWNLPALKALFELLGMTPGMAQLVTQGKDEPVQNLQQAVGKIVKRIVMTQQTLREGLSFWGLDLLAGTDLASQASGLDEAKGFFESLQAYSSPGKLKNFRYSAPEVLAHEKAVKALDELDALREFIMDHSPTAAWLATAEASASRGSEFRVTGSESKPQGLDLWVDQVKAIRGDVLDSINSELKTQNPQLARLSSEVGEKLKKLKRDYINQYISLHARARLGVNDDKRKAGLLNDQRLQTLLKLAGIDLMPRQQLTDYQNRLAGLKSCFALTEQNLDASPICPHCQFRPAAEIGVSGSGLLVAGSKQLDQMDEQLDRIIEQWTKTLLNNLDDPMTQANVKELLHEDDKQVIQSFMNSKELPDPVDGNFVQTLKTILAGLQKVSVKKADLLKIVTDLGPSTPNEIKQAVSDYVDSLTKGKDQNKVRIVLE from the coding sequence GTGCCACCACCATGTCCCTGCGCGACATCCTGGTGGCCGAACTGGAAGAGCATCTCGAAAAACTTGGCGTGGAGTATGTGTTCCCCGAAGTCGGGACCATCACCAGCCATAAACGGGCCTTCGAAGACATGATGGCCAAGTTCGGCGAAGCCTTTCCAGATCACGGACTGCTGCTGGTTGTTGACGAGTTACTTGACTACCTACGCACCCGTAAGGATCAGGAGCTGATCCTTGACCTCAACTTCCTGCGTGAAGTAGGCGAAGTATGCAAAGATTTGCGTTTTCGTTTTATGGCAGGTGTTCAGGAAGCTATTTTCGATAGCCCGCGCTTTGCGTTTGTAGCTGACAGCATTCGTCGTGTGAAGGATCGTTTCGAACAGGTTCTTATTGCCCGCAGTGACGTGAAATTTGTCGTGGCCGAGCGTCTGCTCAAGAAAACCACCGAACAGCAGGCCAAAATCCGCGAATACCTGATGCCTTTCGCCAAATACTACGGTGGGCTCAACGAGCGCATGGACGAGTTTGTCCGGCTCTTCCCGGTGCATCCCGATTACATCGACACCTTCGAGCGTGTCACCGTGGTAGAAAAGCGCGAGGTGCTCAAGACTCTGTCCATGGGCATGAAAAGCATTCTCGATAAGGACGTGCCACAAGATGAGCCCGGCCTGATCGCATTCGACAGCTACTGGAACACGCTCAAACAGAACGCCTCGTTCCGCGCCATTCCTGAAATCCGGGCAGTCATTGATTGCAGCCAGGTTCTGGAATCCCGCATCGAGAACGCCATCACCCGCAAGCAATACAAGCCGATGGCGGTGCGCCTGATCCATGCGCTGTCCGTCCACCGCCTTACCACTGGCGACATCTATGCCCCCATGGGCGCATCCGCCGAGGAGCTGCGCGACCGCCTCTGTCTTTTTGATCCTCTAATTGCTGAGTTGGGCAGCGACGAGCCCGACAAGGATCTCCAGACCCATGTGGAAACGGTCCTGCGCGAGATCCACAAAACGGTCAGCGGCCAGTTCATCTCCTTCAATGCCGATAACCGCCAGTTTTATCTTGATTTGAAGAAAACCGATGACTTTGACGCTCTAATCGAAAAAAGGGCCGAAAGCCTGGGGCAGGCTCAACTCGATCGTTTCTACTATGAGGCGCTCAAGAGAGTCATGGAATGTCAGGACAGCACCTATGTGACTGGATACAAAATATGGCAACATGAATTGATCTGGCAAGAGCACAAGGCAGCTCGATCTGGCTACCTCTTTTTCGGCGCTCCCAATGAGCGTTCTACAGCTGTGCCGCAGCGCGACTTTTACCTCTACTTCATTCAACCCAATGATCCTCCACGCTTCAAAGACGACAAAACTAGCGATGAAGTTTTTTTCCGTCTGAAAGGTTCTGACGAAGAATTCCAGGCCGAGTTGAAGAACTACGCGGCAGCCTTGGATCTTGCGGCGACATCATCGGGTCACGCCAAAGCAACCTATGAATCGAAGGCCAACGGCTTCCTAAGGAAGCTGGTTCAGTGGCTACAAAAACACATGAATGATGCCTTCGAGGTTACCTATCAAGGACGAGCCAAATCCATGGTTGAGTGGGTCAAAGGTAAGTCCATCCGTGATCTCTCTGGCCTATCGCCGCACGAGACCATTAACTTCCGCGACTTGGTCAACACCATCGCCGGTGTTTGCCTTGCTCCAAACTTTGAGAACCAGGCCCCGGACTATCCGTTCTTCTCTGTCCTGATCACTGGCAATAACCGCACCCAGGCCGCACAGGACGCCCTACGGGCCATCGCTGGGCAAAACCGCACCAAGCAGGCCACCGCCGTGCTGGACGCCCTGGAGCTGCTCGACGGCGAGAAGATCGACCCCTACAAGTCGAAGTACACCAAGTTCATTCTCGATACCGTCAAGGCCAAGGGGCACGGCCAGGTAGTCAACCGCAGCGAGATCATCCAGGACGACCACGGGCTGGAATACATGAACCCCGGCGGTGGTCGGCTTGAGCCGGAATGGGTGGCGGTCATCCTGGCTTCGCTGGTCTATTCCGGCGACATCGTGCTCGCCATTCCGGGCAAAAAGTTTGACGCCACCGGACTACAGCAGCTTGCCGCGACCGGCATGGACGAGCTGGTCCGCTTCAAGCACCTGGAGCAGCCCAAGGAATGGAACCTGCCCGCGCTCAAAGCGCTGTTCGAACTGCTCGGCATGACGCCGGGCATGGCCCAGCTCGTCACCCAGGGCAAGGACGAGCCGGTGCAGAACCTGCAACAAGCGGTGGGCAAGATCGTCAAGCGCATCGTCATGACCCAGCAGACCCTGCGCGAAGGGCTCTCCTTCTGGGGGCTAGATCTGCTCGCGGGAACCGACCTAGCCAGCCAGGCCAGCGGGCTGGACGAGGCCAAGGGCTTCTTTGAATCGCTCCAGGCCTACTCCTCGCCGGGTAAGCTGAAAAACTTCCGCTACAGCGCTCCCGAAGTGCTGGCCCACGAAAAGGCCGTGAAGGCCCTGGATGAGCTGGACGCCCTGCGCGAGTTCATCATGGACCACAGCCCGACGGCGGCTTGGCTTGCTACGGCTGAAGCCTCCGCAAGCCGCGGTTCCGAGTTCCGGGTTACGGGTTCCGAGTCAAAACCCCAAGGACTGGATCTCTGGGTTGATCAAGTGAAGGCCATCCGGGGCGATGTTTTGGATTCCATCAACTCGGAACTCAAAACTCAGAACCCGCAACTCGCGCGCCTTTCGTCCGAAGTCGGCGAAAAACTGAAAAAGCTCAAACGCGACTACATCAACCAATACATCTCCCTCCACGCGCGCGCCCGGCTGGGCGTGAACGACGACAAGCGTAAGGCGGGATTACTCAACGATCAGCGCCTGCAAACCCTGCTCAAACTGGCCGGTATCGACCTGATGCCCCGGCAGCAGCTCACCGATTACCAGAACCGCCTGGCCGGGCTGAAGAGCTGCTTCGCCCTAACCGAGCAAAACCTCGACGCCTCGCCCATCTGCCCGCATTGCCAATTTCGGCCTGCGGCGGAAATTGGGGTTTCTGGTTCAGGGTTACTTGTTGCTGGTTCGAAGCAGCTCGATCAAATGGATGAACAGTTGGATCGGATCATAGAGCAGTGGACGAAGACCCTGCTGAACAATCTCGACGATCCGATGACTCAGGCAAACGTGAAGGAACTGCTTCATGAGGATGACAAGCAGGTCATCCAGTCGTTCATGAATTCAAAGGAACTGCCCGACCCGGTTGATGGCAATTTTGTGCAGACCTTAAAAACCATCCTCGCTGGTTTGCAGAAGGTGTCGGTTAAGAAAGCCGATTTGCTGAAGATCGTCACCGACCTTGGACCATCTACGCCAAATGAAATCAAGCAAGCAGTCAGTGACTACGTGGACAGCCTGACTAAAGGCAAAGACCAGAACAAAGTCCGCATCGTACTGGAGTAA